The Rosa rugosa chromosome 3, drRosRugo1.1, whole genome shotgun sequence sequence CCAACCCCATTGTCTGGCCTAACTGATATCTCTCTATTCTTGTTTTACTTAAAGTATACTCTTGTTCAGTTGAAACCTTTGATATTGACAAATTAATTATACAGGCCTAACTGATCTCTCTGATAAGGACAGCTTCAAGTCGAATTTAGAAGCTCAATGGCTGAATGCCTTTCAACTACTGAAAAAGGCCATGAACACCGCACCAGATTTCACCGAAGCTCGTTGAATTGGAGTTTGGGAGGCTTACAAGAAAGGGGCACGCCTTTCAACTTTTTAGAGGCATGCGAGTTGTTGCCTTGTGCCCAAGGAAAATACGGAGCTGTCTACCTATGAAATTGGGCTCTTCGGCACTCTCATGGAAACCAATACATCCTTGGAAGTTTGGAACTGATCATCAAAGTCTTAAACATTGGAGTGAAGGGTTAGCACCTTGTAGAGCAGGCAGAGCAGCAGAAATGGCTAACCAGGTGAATAGATTATTAAGTACAATATAAAAAGGGAGCTGAGAATACGGGTGTTGATATATTTTCTAGAATGACTGAAGAGTAGGGTAAATGCCATGCCATTTTTAAAATAGAGCAAGTCCATAGCTGTTTTGGAAGTAGGTATTCACATGAAGAATAGTATGGTACAACAAGAATCTCAAGTCACTATAGTCCTCAAGCCCCATCAATAGAGAAATAAGAAGGGCAAACAGAAGTTGCAGCAGTAAGATTTTGCATCAAGCCCAGAACAGAATGAGAGAAGTAACCGTAATAGATTGGTCTTGCACTACGAAGCACAGACAAGCATCATCTGAAGGGTGAGAAAAATTGGCATACCCCAGTTACCACTAAACAATTGGCTTAGAGGAATAGTTAGTGCAAAGAGTTAGAGGTTAAGCTGCTGCTATGTTATTGAGATGTGCAACACTAGTGGCTGTTGAGTTGTGCAAATGCTAAGCTATACAAGGAAGAGGTTGAGGAGGATTTTGAACATTAAACTGAAGAACCCTAAGTTTAAGATTATTAAACTAATTTGCTGTTATGAACAGTCAACTATAATGCAGAATAGTTTATCGAATTGTCTTACTTCAGAAGCTATGATACCAAGCTTTTGTTAATAGTGTTTCCGGGTTTTAGTGTGCAACCCAGCTAGCCGTCTCCATCCGATTGACTTGAGGATTTCCATTAATAATTTTATTGTTTCTGCAATCTGCAAAACTCAAGGTCGACAAATAACAATTGCCAGTTTTCCATTCTTAGGAAATCAATTGTTGTTCCTATAGTCCACAGACCAATGCATTCTTCAGAAATCTTGTTTGTTCCTCCTGTTATGGGATTGTTATATTTTTGCTTAATTTGATGAAGCCATTACAGAAACATTAAGCCTTTACTTCATCACTCAACAGTTAATAAAGCATTCACATTCTCAAGGGGCAAAAATCTCATCTTTATACTTTTGAATATGATAGAACATGCTAAACTGGTATATCTTCACAAATCAAACCTACAATAGTTGAATTCAAATAGCAATTCTTTCCCGAAATAAATCAAAAGAATGTAAAAGAAACAAAGGGCCTGTGATCTAAGGAAACACAACAATGATCATGAAAGAAAAAGTAATCTAAAAGTACCTGACAAACAAAATTGTTCTATATCAGCTCCCTCTATTGAACCAATTCCCTAGGGTGATTGCAATGACACCAACGAGCTAGAATGTGTCGAAAATATTGATTCTTGAAACTCTTTTGCTTTTGTAGCCAATGCATTTCTTATAACAGAAGCCTTCCTCTCAATTGAACTCTCCTCCAAACTCGAATTGTCCCTATGATACTGAGAGCTCTGATCATAGACAGAGTAATCATCCAACCCAGCAGACATTGCCGAATAGTCCTCCCTCATCAACAAACCATTATGTAGTATAGAACATGCACCAATATAAGCAACAGCCATCTTCATCTCCTCGCGAATCGGTCTGCTCAAAACCCCCCAATTCTTCAAACTATCAATAGCTCTAAGCCCCGAAAGCCGCATTCTACTGTGTGCTGCATTGAATTGCTCCTCATCCGACCCCGGCATTGCATCAACAAAGGGCACCATAAGCCAAGGAAGCAAAGGGTACCCTTCATCTCCAACCAAGTACTGATTCACCGGCACCCCATTCACACTAACCGGATCCGAATTCAGTAACTTCCCACCCTCAATATCTGCATACAGAGTCGAACCCTTCAAAACCCTAGCATCACTTTTATTCCCCCTGAACCCAGCCACAATGCTGAGAATTCTGGAATTAGCATCCACCATGATTTGGGCTGCAACTTCTTCTCGATCAACCCCATTACTTCTCACAAACTTGAACCGGGTACAGTCAATCACACCGCAGCAATTGGGCAACCCGGTGTGGGTTTCGAAACCCGAAGACACCGATTCAAGCTCAGTCTTATTCGGAAACTCAATCCAGAACCGGTAGTTAGTGCAGAGAACACGACACAATTGCTTGGAGCAAAATCTCGACACAGACTCCGAAACCCGGAATTGCCTCGATATCTCCGGGTAATTGGCTCCGGTGGCCAGGCGGAACAGGCCGATTCCGAGGCGGAGGTCGGCGGAGAGATTGAGCGGGGAGCCAATCGGGTCCCTGCACTCGAGTAAGGGCTCGAGTAAAGAGCAGAGCCACTCGAAGGTTGAGGAGGTCATTCGGAAAGAGGTCTTGAAGGAGTCGGGGGTgcgagggagagggagagggaggccGAGTTGGGCCGGGGGAGTGGGCTCGGAGGAGTCCAGACGGGCCCGCTTGCGTTTgcgggagagggagaggagggaGAGGGTGGCGGCGATTTCTTGGGAGGAGAGGAAGTGGTGGACGGCGGGGAAGGCATGGTTGGGGGAGGAGGAGGAATCGGTGGAGGGATTGGGGGAGAGGACGAGGAGGACGAGGAGTTGGGAGATGGAGGAGAGTAAAGCTACGAGGGTTGAAgattccatttttttttgtgttttgttgggggttttgattttggaatttttttttttcgcttcTTGGGAATCGTGGGGGGTTAAATCTGGGAGACGAAATACAGAGGCAACACCTGGCTGTTGGTAATTGtacatttggtttttgtttttactatTTTTAGAAACTTTTCTTTAGTTGTTTTGGGGGAACTTAAGAGGATTCTTTTTTTGGGAAATCTGAGGTTTCAAGAGTCTCCCTGTTTGAATTATATGCTCTCTTTTTTCGTTAATGAATTATATGCTCTTTTGAAGAGTTACCATCTATAGTGTCAATAATACTTATTTTCTATATAAATTGTTTCtattttcctctctcttttttattgGAAAGGATTTAAAGTTTAATGtttgattattctaaaaaaaaaaaaagaatttaattTCTAACCTAAAGTTAAGTACTAAATTCTCTGTCAATAAGCCGTGGCCAATTGTTTAGCTAGCCTAACTAACATCCTGGCGGTCATGAGTTTAAATCTCACTGATATCAAGAGTGAGGTGGGGAGTTACACTATCGTCTagaattacaaaaaaaaaaaaaaaaaagtattaaatTCTCTGGTTCAACCTTATAGAAAAGCTTGAATATTGCATAAGAATCAAGCGTTAGGCATGTCCAATCTAGAAtgcaaaataataaaaaattctcATTTCATGTCTTACGTACTAATCAATAGTTAAAAACTAATTGATATGGGGTATTGATTtgaatcttagagatattctcaTCAAGACATTTCTTCGTAGTCTTTTGCTTTGTCCTTGTCCTTTCATTAGTCCCAAACAGGAAGGGGAATTGCTAGGCAAGTGGTAATGCTCACATTGTTTTGTACACCACTTGTACATATATATGGACCTGTGAAGAAGATGAATGTGACTcgtaaaaataaaagaaggaaGCATATGATAGATAATATGTTCTATTGTAATGAATGAAtatttggggttttttttttatagatatgGTCGTAAATAGACCTTTTGGTACGTTTGTCATATCATAGAGCATATTCCAGCTTGGATGTGAAGTTCAAGGTTAGAAACAATTATTATAGATTTTCCgttcaaacaaaaacaaacaaggaAACTTATCATAAGTTGATAACCATATCTATCCATGATATCTCGAGCGGTTAATATCGATCTCATTAATAAGTCAATCTTTGTATATTGTAATCTGCTATATATAAACTTTTGCTTATAAAAAATAGAGAGCAGGAAACTCCAACTTTCGTTTGCTTTGAAAATGTCTTGATTGGAGTTAAGGAGGATGCATTGTATAGACATATTAAGATACTCTTGTATTTTCTAACTAATCAGTCAGACGAGATTCATACATTATCTGGAAATGTGGATGAAATAGTCTACCAGTTACTAGTAATTTTGACGAAGCAATTACTAGTAATTTTATAGGGAGTCACAAAGATGAGAAATTGAGGAGTTACACATTATTAgccatcttttttctttctttttttttcctttcttttttttttcttcaaaatattGCCAACCTTTTACGACTTAGTGCACTGAATATTGGCTTGagaactttttttaatttttcttttaaatggTTGGCTTGAGAATTTTGTCCGTCCAAGTTTCAACCAATTAAGTTAGAATCTGATATGCCTTAAGACCTTACACCGCTTGTGGGATACATTTAATCCCTAAATTCCAAGCTTAATGCCATCGAATGCATGCGTTATGGACCCTAGATCCTAGATCGGCCAATTTGTGTATTGGATAAGGGTGCTATTGCCCTATTCCAGATTTCTAATGCCCTATTCCAAAATAATTAGCTAGAGAAAGTCCAGACGTGACCGGTCGATGCTAGTAAATCTAATACTCCTTCAGAAGCCATGCTCCTGATGACAGAAATCATGAAAGAATAAGGAGGTCATGAGTAAAGGCGCAAATTGACCAAAACTAATGAGAACTCAATTAAGGCTATTCAGGAATTCGAAAGTAGGAGGAAGATCATAACAAAGACGTACTTGTGTGCCTTGGGAGGTTAAACGGGGACTCCTAATGAGTGCCACTTTTGCATGTTTCAACGCTCTGAAACCCTACCCTGAGCAGCTAGGGGTTATGAACTTTCACGACTTGTTTGTATGACAAAGTGTTTGGTTGGAAAGCTAGGAAGAAGACTCGCTCCAAACTGCTACATTTTTTGCGTGGATGTGCATTGGATTGAGATTGGACCAGATCAATGCGTCAAGAAAACACAGATTAGTGAATATATAACTAATTATCCtcattctgaaaattttctatttCTTTGGATTATGTGCATCGAAGATGGAAATGTTCATTATGACATGACGGTACTGTCTCTCATTCTCACCTTCATCATCTTTTGCTTTGCCTTCATTAACTTTTTTATGCAATTGCAGCTTCCATAGAGAAGCTACTCTtccatattcttttttttttagcaacAGTACTAgtctcttctctttttttctttactttttttgtCTCGACTACCATACTAAGCTTAGCCTGAGGAGACATGTCCCATTTTTGATAACAAACTAGCATGTCAGGTACGTTACCTTGTATCATTTTCTAATGTATCAATTGGTTAATGGGTTAGCTCAAAGCTATCGCTTTTGAGTAGGCTTGTCAACCCGGTCACACTTTTTTCAATGTTCCGTTCTCTTGAGTCTATGATGACTGATAAATTAAGCAGGTTAATCTTGGTGTTGAACATGTTGTTTTTTCCCAACCTTGAACCCTAGCGCCATCCTCACGGGACTCAGACCGGTAGGCAGCGCTGCCGGCATGGCCTATCTTCCTTCCCTCCCCCTAGAACCGTCACGAAAATTTGACGGAGGTATGTCATTGATAGCAATTTAAGACTCCAGGTATCATATTGATAGATTTGTGAGTCTGGGTATCAGACTGATAGTGAATTTAACTcttaggccatgtttgtttcccaGAAAGTGGGTGTTGGGAAAGGAAATACTTttctttcctgcgtttggggacagccaaggaagggaaacactttcccaaagcaaaggaaaaagtggaggaatttggttccctcccccccccccccccctccggaaacactttcccaaaggaaaggaaagtgattcctttcctttccagtcaaccaaacatggccttaaTGGAATGGAAGGAGAGGAGATGACTTCGGCGAGTACATAATTGCCCATTCAAATTTAGCGAGTATACTCGCAGCACACTGTTCCTCGGTTTCAATTCGATCGTTAACTGAAGCAACGGAAGCTAAATTCAACACCCAACCTTAACAAATTAACTAATCCCACTCACGCATGTTGCTCACGCGCGGAATTTGACTATGGTGCATTTGGACCGCGGTCCATAGCAGAATTCTGTGGATATGTTCGGCAATTTTGTAGTAAATCCAATTCAATATACTTTAACTGTGTACTCAGGAATATCTTTAGCTTAATGGGCGTTTAAAAAATGACCTTACGTACCTTTTGGATTCTAGCCGGCTAGAATTGCTATGCTATTGAGAATGCAGTGAAGTAGGATTAGGGCTTTCATTTGCTTGTGTTTTACACGTCACATTCTGTTATGAGATATAGAGGGGAACAGGTACTATGAAGAAAGTTGTTGATCAGGGCTTTTCTCACAAATTCATTGACACAAACCAAGAGCAAAAAGAAATCCTTGATCTAACATGTGGACAATCCATGATGTAGAACCAGATACTTGTGATCTCATTGTTGTCCATAAAATCGATGAGTACTAGAAATTGTGCATCACATTGTCCTGCTATAGATCATGGAAGCAAATGTATATGCATGATGATGGTGCTAGTTATTAATCACCATCAAATGGTATAAGGAGTAGTCTAATTTCCATAGGCATTCCATCTTCCATTGCCTTATCCAATAGTTAATGATGAATATTGGAAATAGGTTTAAATCGGTGTTAACCGGCTATCTCTCTAGCTTTGTGGCACGGCCACAAGTTGaatgaatttgaaatttaaagcAGTTATGATGGTGATGGTGTTTGTTGGTGGTTCTGCTTTCAAACCACAAATTAAAATTTTCATATTGTAATTCATTATACGTGGTTTTGCCTTAGTACGTGGTATGGCATACATAAAATTTAAAGTATAAAGTGAGGAATGTAAAAATTGTGTGCTCATTATGTGATTTAACATCTTAcgaatttaatttatttaaaaataaatgttGATGGAATAATTTTATGGTTGAAAAAAtgacttttaagttttaactctAAAATTATTTCATCAacatttaaaataataaaagtCATTAAAAAAACCTTCTTGACATGTTATATTACGTAATAAGCACACAACTTTTATCCTAAATGAGAGAATCTTATCTTCTTCAACTCATTAAGAATCTCCTAGCTTAGTAATCAATTATACATAAAGTCAAAAGAGCTGAGGTACTACAGCATGGAGATTTTTAATTAATAAACATGTAGTCTAAATATGAATTACTTTGTGTTTCAAACTGGAAAGATGCACACTTTTCCCAATTAGGTTGCAGTAATGTGGAAAACAAAAAGAGTGGCTTTAATCTTTGGCTTTGGAATAACTTAACACAGGCAAACTCATAATTAATTGAAAATAGGAGATATGAAAATATCTAGCGagtttgctctgctagggttgggagagcgtcGTCTCCGGCCTCTTTGTACCTTTCTCCATCATCGATGGAGTATTGTTCCGATACAGCCCTCAGTGTCGGTTCTCTCGCGCACGGCTCTTGTCATTCCCTATATCGGGTCGTGATTCGCATCTCGGCATGTGGCAATCTCTCCTTTTCAGATCCATTATGACCGTATCTATGTTCACTGGGAAGAAGCCACGGCTGCGTTGCCTTCCCAAATCGGGTCTGCATCGAGAGTTGGGCTTCTTCGGCCAAGTCAGGCACGACTTAAGTCGCCGGCGTGTGGCTTTGGTTTGGAGGCGGTGTGGCTGAGTGAGGGGCTCGAGAAGGGCTGGAGTTCGGCTCAATTTCCTGGTGCGTTGGAGTGGCGGTTGTCCGGCAGTG is a genomic window containing:
- the LOC133736822 gene encoding protein ALP1-like; amino-acid sequence: MESSTLVALLSSISQLLVLLVLSPNPSTDSSSSPNHAFPAVHHFLSSQEIAATLSLLSLSRKRKRARLDSSEPTPPAQLGLPLPLPRTPDSFKTSFRMTSSTFEWLCSLLEPLLECRDPIGSPLNLSADLRLGIGLFRLATGANYPEISRQFRVSESVSRFCSKQLCRVLCTNYRFWIEFPNKTELESVSSGFETHTGLPNCCGVIDCTRFKFVRSNGVDREEVAAQIMVDANSRILSIVAGFRGNKSDARVLKGSTLYADIEGGKLLNSDPVSVNGVPVNQYLVGDEGYPLLPWLMVPFVDAMPGSDEEQFNAAHSRMRLSGLRAIDSLKNWGVLSRPIREEMKMAVAYIGACSILHNGLLMREDYSAMSAGLDDYSVYDQSSQYHRDNSSLEESSIERKASVIRNALATKAKEFQESIFSTHSSSLVSLQSP